In a genomic window of Pseudodesulfovibrio sp. S3:
- a CDS encoding phage tail protein: MSSAITNAGENLIALHQNQETALVIDRFILAKLEGIDPSGAVDRTEGLPDAGDIVYEYSLPEENKGYINPNQVVYSMLLTSDIGDFDFNWVGLYSSADDAVIAITYCPTLSKWKTAHPVMGNALTRNFMLEYSGIQATTNITVEASTWQIDFTARLKGIDERERLSNRDIYGGACFFGDGYLVVNDAGAFKVQPGIAYVEGIRIALAAQQTISPALPAEVFLDVALQQQDSDRVAVASIVFADPGDYVDGTNDGHYGQKVAMVDAAGVVTDCRPMTLAGDMGGVVAAKDHTHKTEEVTDLLSESHTYSAPQGYKQALLEIEDGTVAWDCSVVPSAILYLDDDVTEMVIGRYRPGDAYDLTIVQGPGGKACTMPSALLWPDGEGYEPETDAGTIDRIYLAPFTDPKDGKVKVLATAEYSYKEAE; this comes from the coding sequence ATGAGCAGTGCCATCACCAATGCAGGCGAGAACCTTATCGCCCTGCACCAAAACCAGGAAACCGCGCTTGTCATCGACAGATTCATCCTTGCCAAACTGGAGGGGATAGACCCTTCCGGGGCCGTGGACCGAACCGAAGGGCTGCCGGATGCCGGGGATATCGTCTACGAATACTCCCTCCCGGAAGAAAACAAGGGGTATATCAACCCCAACCAGGTCGTGTATTCCATGCTGTTGACCTCCGACATCGGGGATTTCGACTTCAATTGGGTGGGGCTTTACTCTTCGGCTGACGATGCCGTCATTGCCATCACCTACTGCCCCACTCTTTCCAAGTGGAAGACGGCCCATCCGGTCATGGGCAACGCCCTGACCCGCAATTTCATGCTGGAATATTCCGGCATCCAGGCCACGACCAATATAACCGTTGAGGCGTCCACCTGGCAGATCGACTTCACGGCCCGGCTCAAGGGCATTGATGAACGAGAGCGGCTGTCAAACCGCGACATTTACGGCGGTGCCTGCTTCTTCGGTGACGGCTACCTGGTCGTCAACGATGCAGGGGCCTTCAAGGTTCAGCCCGGCATCGCCTACGTGGAGGGCATCCGCATAGCCCTGGCCGCGCAACAGACCATTTCCCCGGCACTGCCTGCCGAAGTGTTCCTGGACGTGGCCCTGCAGCAGCAGGACTCCGACCGGGTGGCCGTGGCCTCTATCGTGTTCGCGGATCCCGGAGACTACGTGGACGGGACCAACGACGGCCACTACGGGCAGAAGGTCGCCATGGTTGACGCGGCAGGAGTGGTAACGGATTGCAGGCCGATGACGTTGGCCGGGGATATGGGCGGCGTTGTGGCCGCAAAAGACCATACCCACAAAACCGAAGAAGTGACTGACCTCCTTTCTGAATCCCATACTTACTCCGCTCCCCAAGGGTATAAGCAGGCCTTGCTGGAAATAGAGGATGGCACTGTTGCCTGGGACTGTTCTGTGGTCCCCTCGGCCATCCTGTACCTGGACGACGACGTGACCGAAATGGTCATCGGTAGATACCGCCCCGGCGACGCTTACGACCTGACCATCGTGCAGGGTCCCGGCGGCAAGGCATGCACCATGCCCTCGGCCCTGCTGTGGCCCGACGGCGAGGGCTACGAGCCGGAGACTGACGCCGGGACCATCGACCGCATTTACCTCGCACCATTTACCGACCCGAAAGACGGCAAGGTCAAGGTTTTGGCAACTGCCGAATACAGCTACAAGGAGGCCGAGTAA